A portion of the Cryptomeria japonica chromosome 5, Sugi_1.0, whole genome shotgun sequence genome contains these proteins:
- the LOC131875782 gene encoding endoglucanase 16-like, protein MAKAMEALLLVVLLLFCCGGQVVHGEFDYRAALSKSILFLEAQRSGKLPQSQRVKWRGDSGLTDGHLQNVDLVGGYYDAGDNVKYGLPMAFTITTLAWGTLDYGKELKAAGEIQNARDAIRWGTDYFLKASATPDQLWVQVGDPQADHNCWERPEDMDTPRSLYKIDKDTPGSEIAAETAAALAASSIVFRFTNPRYSHLLLQRSQSLFSFADRFKGTYGGECPFYCSVSGYNDELLWAASWLYRATKSPYYSNYIIQHDDLKAYVNEFNWDLKYAGIQVLLTDLYFQGEAQFSAYRSHAERFVCSLLPGSPIRSVKTTPGGLLYVRDGANTQYVTSAAFLLARYSDLLSAKKQTLSCGNTLFKPSDVMGFAKLQIDYLLGRNPLRISYMVGYGSKYPRQPHHRGASVVSIHQQPTKIKCIEGFMNWFHKDSSNPNTLIGAIVGGPDKYDRFVDLRTKSSMLEPTTYINSPLVGVLAKLYRMTRKTNRQF, encoded by the exons ATGGCCAAGGCAATGGAAGCGCTTTTGTTAGTGGTCTTGTTGCTGTTTTGTTGTGGAGGGCAGGTGGTTCATGGAGAATTCGATTACAGAGCAGCCCTGTCGAAGTCTATTCTCTTCCTGGAGGCCCAACGATCTGGTAAACTCCCACAATCTCAGCGAGTAAAGTGGAGAGGAGATTCTGGTCTCACAGATGGGCACTTGCAAAAC GTTGATTTAGTTGGGGGTTACTACGATGCAGGCGATAATGTGAAATATGGGCTTCCCATGGCATTCACTATCACCACACTCGCTTGGGGCACACTGGATTATGGGAAAGAGTTGAAAGCTGCAGGAGAGATTCAGAATGCAAGGGACGCTATTAGATGGGGAACTGACTACTTTCTCAAGGCTAGTGCAACTCCAGATCAATTATGGGTTCAG GTGGGTGATCCCCAGGCAGACCATAATTGTTGGGAGCGTCCAGAAGATATGGACACTCCTCGATCTCTTTACAAGATCGATAAAGACACCCCTGGATCAGAAATTGCAGCAGAAACGGCCGCAGCCTTGGCTGCCTCCTCCATTGTTTTCAGATTCACAAACCCTCGTTACTCACACCTTCTCCTCCAACGTTCTCAATCG CTCTTCAGTTTTGCCGATCGATTCAAGGGCACCTACGGAGGAGAGTGTCCATTTTATTGCTCTGTTTCAGGCTACAAT GACGAGCTTCTCTGGGCTGCATCTTGGCTATACAGAGCTACGAAATCCCCATATTATTCCAACTATATTATCCAGCACGACGATCTAAAGGCATATGTTAATGAAttcaactgggacctcaaatatgCTGGAATTCAAGTGCTTCTAACAGAC TTATATTTCCAAGGGGAAGCTCAATTCTCAGCCTATAGAAGTCATGCAGAACGCTTTGTCTGTTCACTTCTTCCTGGCAGTCCCATTCGTTCTGTTAAAACCACCCCAG GAGGTTTGCTGTATGTTAGAGATGGCGCCAACACTCAATATGTTACCAGTGCTGCTTTTTTGCTGGCAAGATACAGTGATTTACTATCAGCTAAGAAGCAAACATTGTCATGCGGCAACACTCTCTTTAAACCCAGCGACGTTATGGGCTTCGCAAAGCTACAA ATTGATTATTTATTAGGAAGGAATCCTCTCCGCATTTCATATATGGTAGGATACGGTTCCAAATACCCAAGGCAACCACATCACAGAGGAGCATCTGTAGTTTCCATTCATCAACAACCAacgaagatcaaatgcattgaaggtTTCATGAACTGGTTTCACAAAGATTCTTCCAATCCAAACACATTAATTGGGGCAATAGTGGGGGGACCAGATAAATATGACCGTTTTGTAGACCTCAGGACCAAATCTAGCATGCTTGAACCTACAACATACATAAATTCTCCTCTCGTGGGTGTTCTTGCAAAATTGTATAGAATGACACGCAAAACTAACAGGCAGTTTTGA